The Calditrichota bacterium region CGTTTTCGAAAAAGAAAGTTGGATGACCTGGGTAATGGGGACGGAATCCCCTTCTGCAGGCACAGTGGAAACAACCCGCGGTGGAAACGAGGGTACGGCATCGGACAATTCAGAATTAGACGTTGTTGATTCATTCCAGTAGCGGTCCAGTGTGGTAGCAAAATAACGGTACCGGCCGTTAAAATCCTGCAAACCTGTTATGTGGTCCGTCACAGAAACCGTATCCATTCCAAACCGAAGTCCGACAATCGGATCACGGGTAACATCCAGAACATCGTCTTCCGAACGGTAAACCGCAAACCGTTGATTGGTCGTAATTGAGGCGGGCGGGTAGACGGTAATTCGGTAATTCATCGAGTCAATTTTTGCCAATGTTATGGTTGGAGGATCCGGCGGGATGCTGTCAATTAGCGCTGTTGCACGAACCTTGGTTTTGTTCTGGAAGAATAACTTGCGTGCGTCATCCCAATAGTTATAATCTCTCCAGGTGCCGTAACTGAAGAATTGGAACCCATCCACCCAGGGAATAGTGCGGACTTTTTCAACAATGGCCGGATGACGGTTCCACGCATTATTTTCTGCCAATATATAGGATCCCGGCCCCACCGTATAAAGCCGGCCGGCCCGAATACCCGGTTGAATATATTGAGACCAGCAATTCGGGCAATCGCCCACCAGCATGCCGTAAAAACCTTCGGGTGTTGTCCAGTGGTAATGCATGGGAGCCAGTTGATCAACATAGCCTTTATTGAACCAGAGGGCGGCATCCTGATACACCGTACCGTAGGCCTGCCAACCGCCCCAGTTGTATTTTCCCAAAACAGCGGCTGAAAGCCTAACCCAGGGTTTGACGGCCTGAATGGAATCGTGAAGGGTTCGGACAAATTCGGTCACCGACCACCGCCACCAATCCTCCCAACTATCGAATCCGGACGGTACACCCGCGCTGTAGGGATGTTCCACATCATAAAGATAGCGGCCTGCCTGATTGCTGTTAAGCTCCTCAATTTGTGCCGGGGTAATCATTCCATCCAGCATGCGGTTTTCGCTGAACATCTTGGCAAATTTCTGAGACTGCAGGCCGTTTGTATACTCATTCCAGCGCACATAATCCAGATGAATTCCATCGATATCGTATTTTCGCACAATTTCCATGGCCACTTTTACCAGATAAGCCCGCACCTCCGGAAGCCCCGGAGATAGGGATCGATGTGAGGTCATGGGATTTCCATCCCGGTCCCGGCACACCCATTCCGGATGCTCACGGGAAGGAGCACCGGCGTGGGTACTGGAGGCATCAAATGTATTAAACCAGGCGTGAACTTCCATTCCGCGTTTGTGTGCTTCGCGAATGGCATAAGCCAGGGGATCATAACCCGGATTGTGATAACCAGTATAATAACCCCATGGCTCATAGGAAGAATTATAATAAGCAGTTCCTCCCTGACGCACCTGCCACAGCACGGCATTCATATTTGCCTTAGCATGATTTTCAATAATTGTGCGGTCCAGAACCTCATTTTGCCAGGTACTCAGGTCTGAATCAATAAGATTCCAGGTAATGACCCATGTTGCCCGAAACTCGTCGTTTCTGTTCCCAGCCAGCAGACTGTGTGCAACGAACATAATCAAAGCAATCGCTACAAATTTTTTCACAAAAGCCCTCTTTTCTTTGGATTCACAGAATACAAATAAGGCCGATGGATGGAGTCCATCGGCCTTTTCACACCAGAATAAAATGACCGGGTAATTATTTCACCAGCATCATTTTCTTTGTAAACACTTTGCCATCAACCAGTAAGCGATAGTAGTAAACGCCGGAAGCCAATCGACTGCCGTCGAATTTGGCCTGGTACTGTCCGGCACTCATTTCCTGATTGAAAAG contains the following coding sequences:
- a CDS encoding family 10 glycosylhydrolase — protein: MFVAHSLLAGNRNDEFRATWVITWNLIDSDLSTWQNEVLDRTIIENHAKANMNAVLWQVRQGGTAYYNSSYEPWGYYTGYHNPGYDPLAYAIREAHKRGMEVHAWFNTFDASSTHAGAPSREHPEWVCRDRDGNPMTSHRSLSPGLPEVRAYLVKVAMEIVRKYDIDGIHLDYVRWNEYTNGLQSQKFAKMFSENRMLDGMITPAQIEELNSNQAGRYLYDVEHPYSAGVPSGFDSWEDWWRWSVTEFVRTLHDSIQAVKPWVRLSAAVLGKYNWGGWQAYGTVYQDAALWFNKGYVDQLAPMHYHWTTPEGFYGMLVGDCPNCWSQYIQPGIRAGRLYTVGPGSYILAENNAWNRHPAIVEKVRTIPWVDGFQFFSYGTWRDYNYWDDARKLFFQNKTKVRATALIDSIPPDPPTITLAKIDSMNYRITVYPPASITTNQRFAVYRSEDDVLDVTRDPIVGLRFGMDTVSVTDHITGLQDFNGRYRYFATTLDRYWNESTTSNSELSDAVPSFPPRVVSTVPAEGDSVPITQVIQLSFSKTIDTLSFRQGIQLTPSAGELTLQWSTDRKQVTLSPKNFFQMGTRYTLVVTPAVTDINGKSIDGNGDGQPGDAFELHFKTFSKDIYPPQIVGSFPTKSPYQTQVDVETPLTVVFNELIDPKTVSDTTVFLYESGQTSVPIDYQLTATQGQSVLSIKSYDALLPKTVYTILVTTGITDTSGNHLEKRLVINFRTADYHYYQMESIDDFTNPGDWKQPGYSGSTVGINVPECEFGFTRKVYLPASATRPVQRRAAFLKYAWDTTQSEHLIREYLAGGAPRSVVFDTSFVLQVYLYGDGSGNKFRFCLDEGNESSWPGHEVSEWITIDWVGWRLVQWKLSDPNTV